tttttgtatatACAATCACAATCACAGTTAGCCATAATCCTGATAATTTCACACAGAAGACTGGGGTGTGGCCATACAAACTCTCAGGATCGTTTTTAAGTTCCATTAGGGATCACTTGGTTCTGTCTGTTAACTTCCATGTTACACCTGTCTTTGCCacaaaaacccccatgttttgGGGGAACCAAGGTAGGTATGAACAGTCACTGTGCTCTACAGTCTGACCCATTCTggccccttccccctgcccccaattcgtttctctcccctttgctaACACCAACCTTCCATATTTCCCACGGTTTTAGGGGGGCTACTCCCGTTATGCCAGGTCGACAAGAACTGCCTGTATTTGGGATTGTGCATCAGTTCCATAAATTCAGGTCTCGTGCAACCATTTATTACTTCTCAAGTAAAAAGAATTCTGTTTCTTTGATTCTTCCAGCTTTCCACCGATGGCAGGCTGCAGCACCGTGCTCGCGTGCCGTCTGTCAGGTCACCCGCACAACACGCTCTTTCACAGCACCCCTGTGGGCTACAGGCTTTGAATTACACAGACAGTGAGCGACCTATGTGAAACCCAGCTCTGCAGAATCACAGCCACCTTGTTTGGGAGTGACCTCTGGAAGTCACCCAGTCCCACCCCATGCTCCGAGTGGGACTAAGTGCCAACGCTGCGTTAGGTCAGCTATGGCTCTGGCTGAATTTTGAAAACTTCTAAGGGTTGAGGTTCCACTTttctgggcagcctcttccaccCAGAAGAACTTCTCCACTAGTGTCAAATCTGAGCTTATCAGACTGCACTCAGTGGATTTTGCCTCCTGTTATAGAGTCTTCTGCTGCCAGGAAGAGTTTGGCTTGAGTAGGCTGCTATCAGGTCACTCCATAGCCTCCTTTTTGCCACAATAAGCACCCCAAGCTCCTTTTACTTTTCCCTGTGGGTTTCAGTTTAAACTCTCTCCCAGCATTCCAAGATTAATAAAATAGTAGGGTTATGAGAAAGTATAAATAAAGATTGCAAAAGATGCTACGTTTCATTTCAAGCAGTTTCAGGACTGCAATTCAAGACTTCAGAGTTTGAGGAGTTATGTTGTAAACACTTCACTCAATAAATCACCCAAACCTTATCCCCTCCTCAAGCCATGTAAAAAGTTACCCCTTACACCTACAATCCAAAAAGGTTAGGAATACAAAGAAACAGAGTATCAAGGGgttttgctgttgtcattttttcCAAAACCTTCCTGAAGAACCTAAAAGCAGTTGCATGGAGCAACTCAAATTACCGTCTGGAACTGTGTCCTGCCTCTGACAGTGGCCAATAGCAGGTGGCTAGAGAAGTATAAGAGAAGAGAGTAAGCATGCAAGGATAATCCCCAAGTACTTTGCCAGACTTCAGTGAGTTGTGGTCCAGGGATGTTCCAAACTGAGGTTTTGTCTTTCACAAGTTCAGGTGAACTCCAAGTACCCACAAATTCCCAAGACTTCCAAAACTGAACTCTAAGTTGTGCAAAAAAAGGCCCTAAGGGTCCTGTTGCAGTaagccagattttcaaaacttCCACAGCTGATTTGGTAAGTACAAATAAAACAGCTTCTGCAGTGCATTGTCACAGGTGACTGCTgcatttgcaaacaaaaataaattcttcaagTAAAAAAAGCAAGGATCTATGGGTGTCACATAAAAATTTACATTCAATtgtgttccattaaaaaaaaaaaaaggaaaaaaagatacaagctCAGAAAGTAAAAAGTGGTGTATTAGAACAGAGGTATGATTAGTTCACTAAATTCTTGCTTGCTCCGCTGCACATTCTCTTCTGCAAAGTTAAAGACCTTTTGGAAGCCAAAAGTTTGGCGACAGGGGTCCTGCACTAATTTGTGTCAACTACTGGGAGGTCTGATATATCACTAGACCAACAAGAACCTTACACAATTACATAGTTTTTTactctcccttccacttcttCCTATATCCTTAGTGTTACATCTTTGTcccattctttctctttccttcaaaaGTACTCCTCAACCATGTACAGTGAGCAGCCTGCTCAAGCTGCAAATGACTGCTGAAGGAAGAGGATGGGATCAGACACCCAGATATGTCTTATCCAGAATAGTATGTACCATGGCAAATGTTCTTATTCAGACAACTCATTCAAGGCTGACTACATGCACTGACACAAGATGATCTCCATTTAGCCTCCTATTTTACTGCTCCTACCTCACTTCCACttcatttcagtctttcctcaagCATAAAAAGCAATCACAGTAACCAACCAAAGATTTATGACCTTTTCTCACCTACGAGAGTGTAGGTGAGAGATACTACTTGGAAATCGCCACTGTTTCCGAGACTTGAGAGGTATTTGACCATTCATTTCTGTATGGCAACAGGATCACATTATGACTATTGACTCTGTAGCCACCTGTTCACCCACAGACCTTCACAGCAATCCCTTTTAAGTGATGACAAGGTCTGAAAAAATACCCAACAGCCGCATAAAAATGGGCCTTCTAGCAGACAAATATGGACAAAACAGAAACCTCTTACTTCCTCGCCTAAAGTATACACACACAGCTCTCTGAACTGTGCTTGTTGTGGAATAAACTCTCAGATCTAACATGCCCAAAGGTCTTCACAAGAGGTTCCATCAGATTCAAGCAAGCTCTTGCTCCAGTACATTACACcaccctgccttcccctccccaatTACACTTAAGCTTCTAGAAGTTCCCTTTATTTACAGTGAAGGCTAAGGAAAAGCTTAAGTGATGAAATCTACAAAGctgcagaaattacttttttcctcagtGCCCAATTCTCAGATTCTTAATTCAGTACATCTCTCTACCTCATCAATAACTTGCAGCTCTGAGTTGTCTTGCCAAATTTGACAAAATAGATTTATTCAAGTGGCAGGCCAGTAACAGGGCTAGAAATAACCTGCCTACCGCCTTCCTGAAACTAATCTCCCAACCTgtcaaatgcagaagaaatgaaatggaagaataTAAGGACAATCTTCACATCCCCTGCTGGTTGCATAAAATTCTCTTTGCAACACTTCGCTACAGACTTGGTGAACATTCATTCAAAAGCAGATGTCCAGCTACCCAACACATAGTGTATCCCCCAAGAAAGCAACTAGCTAAAAAGGAACTAAAGTATTTTTATAAACTTCTCACATTTTCAAGTGCATGGAAAAAACTCTTTTAGGTGTTATTTTCTGCTCATCTCATAAGAAATACCAGGCTATCAAGTTtcgtttgtttgggtttttaagtGTTCTTGTTTGAGGACATACAGTTGAAAGTACTCTGTGAAGGAAATCACAGTCCATATTGCTTTTAGTTACAGACAGACACGAACAGTTTTCAGATCCTTACCCTTCGataacagcaaataataaaaacccaCTTCCTTGCTCTAGccaagctttttatttctttctacaaTATAACTTGAGTGTATCCAGTGTGAACTGGATACTGTATATGTTAAGTAACTCAAGAAGACCCCACAAAAGCTCAGGGTCGTGCTGCAGCCCTAAGTTAACAGAACACAGGGCCTCAATGCAACATaaaaactacagagaaaaaaaatgtgtcatttcTAACAACAGGAGAGCTGACCAGTAAATACTGAATTCATTCACTACTGCATACATAAATAGTTTTCAAGAAGTCCCTGCACTGTTGTTAGAAGAGAGATCAAAGACATATTCATTTActgttctaataaaaaaaaaaatcactagaaagGATGTACCTTTGGCTAGTAAGCATCTGTGAGTACTGGTCCAAATTACTAATTCATAAGaagcaaaaatttaaaactaGATGGTGTATTTTAGGTGGGTGCATGTGCTCAGCCTTCACAATTATTAACAGCTACCACTCAAgcacatgaagaaaaatgcagctcTTAAATACCTGTTTTTCAAACCAGCATGGAGTATCTCACCTTGTCCATTTCACTTATACAGTGCATATCAGCTTCAAGTCCACGGGCACCTGCTTGCTCCCGTATTTCCTCAGCTATGGCTTTTGCCTGCCCCTTTTGTGTTGCATAGAGGAGCAGAAACCTCCTTTTTAAATCACAGCACATTTCCCAAAACagagcacttttttttgtttgttttttttttaaataaagacactGCAggggaaacaagaagaaaaagagtgaatTTATTGCATGCAGAACAgcaagattttgttttgcttaataGATTAAAAAGAGATACTTTAAAGAATAGCAGTATTGGTGTTTAACTTGGAAATGAGACATCTACTCTGAAGAGAAGCCATTTCTCACAACCAAGCTTTGTAGGCCAGGTTGCAAAGGACTTGTGGTATTGGTCATACAAGCTGTACTGCCTTGATTTTGCAGTAATATTGCAATGTGCCCAGTATCAAGAATCTAGTTTGCAAACAATACAATAGAGAAAccagtttcatgaaaataaacactatttttattACGTAAGTTGTATTTTCCACTTTAAGTCAGTGACTGCTTTGGTCACTTTTCTGAGAGGTAtttgaaaacacaacaaaacataGACCTGGTGAAGTCAAAATACaatgcctgaggaaaaaaaaaaaatattctcagtttcttcttttctgaaatcagtattttttgcCTGATTGCCTTTGCACTTTACTTCCATTATGTCTATATTTTAGAACACaaacattgtttttcatttcatatttcaaaaaggAGCTTCTTACACAAGTGCAACTACAGAATTGgctatttgggtttttttctcctaaaaataagAAACCATTTTAGAGAAATCTGCTGAAAATGCCACTCCCTCACAAAGTCTTGCAAGCAGTAGGATGAATGAGATGCATATCCTTATCCGTTCACTCGTCCCATGGAAGTTTGAATGCGAGAAGTTTTCTTTCATGATTTTGACACAGAACACAACAGATGTAAAGGCAACTTCAAGAAGCAGTGAATAAGAGAAACAAGCAGAATGTCTCTCATGCGTATATTACAAATCAATCTTCTGTCAATATTTTGTTGCTGCTAGGGAGCTGCAGTAGAACTCAAATACCTAGAATTACAACTGATCAATTTTCAGTTCccaacttcagatttttttcacgTGCCTGGGCCCAgtttgctgtacttcacctattGCTCCCACACAGATTCAGCTACAGAAAGCATTCAGTGTCCTAGCCACACACACTGATTTATGGAAACCTGTGGCTAAGTAATTTGAGGCATATCTTTTTCCCGTTTCTCTCATGGGAAAACAAACACAGCTCAACTGCGTAAGAATACTGTACTCTATTGATATGGCATGATATTTCTCCCCACAGTATTGTGGAAGGTTTCTCTTATTagaattggcttttttttaatagcatacaTGTAAATCAAAAGTGGTACAACTAAGTGATAGCTTCTTAAGAGTACAGTGCCTGTACCACACATGAATTCCATGAAAAATGTAACTACTAGAAAATTTTGAGGCTTTCATTGTATTTTGTTCTACTACATTTTCCATTATAGTTTTCACTTTGAATTGATTACATTATATTACctaaaaatattaatgattaCCTTAACAGTCActttaaataaattcatttaaataaCTGGCTTCATGTGCATGTGCACGGAAGAAGATGCATAGGCCAAAACAATCCACAAAATGATTTTTCACCCTCCTTTTCcgaaagaaatacaaagaaatttgaTGATACGCAAATTATGATGATTCATATGAAATAgtttaaatacagtttaaatacTCTCAGATCCCTGTAGTAATACAGATTCATCCTAGTCACGTGCTATGTTTTCACCCTAATTGTTCTCTTGTCAGCAGGTGGCAATGCCCGActataaatggagaaaaataatgaagatgaaGCGGCGTTTCATTACTACATTCCTTCTTATACCTCAGAAAGGGAGAAAGATAATCAGTTTTCCACTGGGACCACACCATAGCACAGAAGCCTTCCATACACAAAAAGCTAAGGGATAAGCTGCCAACATTATGGCCAGGGGATTACCAAGAGAATTCAAACAAGAGTCAGCTCTTGGGGAAGGGAAGATGTAcaagagaagcaagaaaactGGCGTAGTAGGGGGATAGGAGAAGGCAAGAGAAAGAACAGCAGTCACGATGTGGTTTGACATGGCCAGGTGTTGCCCTAACAGCACCATGACCTCTGCCTaggccaggcagagcagcctcCCCATAAGACACTGTGAGCTGCTTCCACTCCAGCTAGTACAGTAACAATAAAGGGTGCAAAAAACAGCTACCCACATTTTGGCTGCATGTATGTGAACTTGCAGGGAGCTTTCTGACTGGTGTGTGGACTAGCAGACTGCACAGACACAAAAGTTAGAGCACAGAAGGCACGTGCGAACAAAAGAACCCACAGGGCCAGAAGAGGGGATCGTGCTTGAGATGCATACCTCCGGAGAGAGGgaactgtgtgtgtatgtaacaGTGTGAATGTGTACTTGCGGGAAGGGGGGAGGCCACAACTAGACAATTCCTTGGAATTAGATACAGAGGGCTGTTTAAGTATTTGTAGgcatttattaacattttgtaaGTGCCTAGTATCGTATCTGTTGCATTGTTGCTATTGATCTTGAATATATAGTTCAATTAAACAATTAAACAGTAGTTAAATTAACTGCCTGACACTTAATTATGTCATTAATAGATCAATAAACTCCTTCGAACCTGATTCGATTTAAACTACACAAGCTGAGGAGTTTCTCCCTGTGACAGCATCTTCTCTCTGTTGTCAAGCAGAAGAGCTTCATGCACAAACTGATGAAGCGATGCCtgctaaaagaaaggaaaattaatcatGCCTACCTGCAGATGAACACAGTCATAAACCAGGAACACACTTGCACTCAGGTGAATATAATGCCCACGTTGCTCTTGCTTTGCTGTACTGTACACTCTCCAAAGACGATGTGCCACTTCCACTTATGTGAGTTCAACTGaaataaagaggggaaaaaatggtaaTTCTTGACTACCCAGCTTTCTAGAGAATCCCTCTAACTTTAACAGTATTACCACGCCAGCGGCCTTTAACATGTCAATGTGTTGGCAGTCACAcgtcaaaaagcaaaacaacgtTTAAGCTGGGAAAACAACCCAGGACTCGCTGGCTCAAACCAGGGCTTAACATGAAACTAAGGATGACATTTTGAATTATAGCTCGTCTGATCAAGCGGTCAGAAAACTCAGAAGATGAACAGTCCACACAAGATTAACGGGGAGTCCATCAGCTCCGTGAGTCCACACACGGTAGGAGCAAACAAGCCATGTGTGAGTGCCAGCCACACAGTTTCGCTGGGCCAGATGTGCTGGCCCCAGCGATTACGTAGCCAGACtgcctgctcttcacgtaccTGCTCTGTCAAAATCATGTCAAACTGCGCGGCCACGGACAGGACAAAACCGCAAGaagcctctgcagcagctttACGCGCTTCTGCGTGGCCTCACGCCGGGTTGCGGGACCATGCTTTCAGAGCCACGAAGCCATTCTGgtgtcatttttttcagcagccagCGCCTTGCTCAGAATCACTTTCCCTCTACGACCAAGACAAACACAAAAACTTCAGTGCGGAACCCTCCGCGGCCCAGGGCTGACCTCCCGCCCGGAGAAACGCGGCTGGGCCAACCGGCACCCCGCTGCCAAGGCAGGGAGAGCCGTCCCTGCCGAAGAACGGAGATTTCAGGGAGCCAGGGCCAGGTCCGCCCCGCGGCCTTCAACGCCGCTACAGCACCAGAAGCCTCACAGAGAGAGGCGggccgtgtgtgtccccccccggctTCCCGCCAAGCCGTTCCTCAGAGCGCGTACCCGCCGCCGGCCTGCGGCGACGGCAGTACTCGGGCTGAAGGACGCGCTTCTGACCCGGGCGCACGCCTCCGGCAACggcgacgaggaggaggaggaggaggaggaggaggaggcggcggcggcggcggaagtTCCCGGCAGCTCCCGCGCCGTCCGTCATGGCGGCGGAGGTGAGGCCGCCCGCGCTCCCGCAGCTCGGCCGCCGGCAGCGCCGGCTGCCCCCGCCGGCGGAGCAGGGAGGacgaggaggggagcggagcgacGCCCCGGCCCGCGGCGGGCAGCAGTAGGCGCTGGGGCGGGAGGGACGGCGGAGGGAGGCTGTGGGGCCCgtgaggcggggcggggggcgagaggccccgccggtgccgcccgGCCCCCGGTCAGGCTCACCCGTCGCCGCCCCGGCGGCTGCCAGCCCCCGCGGAccgccccggccgccgctgcccgctGCCCGGTCCCCGTCCGCGTCCCGCCTCGGCGGGCCGGGCGTCCGCAGGGAGAGACGGGGCAGAGGTGCCTTGCAAGCCGTCGCGGGTCTGCGGGCTCCCGGcagcttctcctccttctcctccttctcctccttctcctcaccGCGGGAGAGGGGTCTTCCCGGTCGTGTCCAGCCGCTACAAGGGGGGGGGTTGCGGCTTTTGAATGACGCCGGTGCTGTTTTCCCAACTAggtatgtggttttttttcttcctctaggGATCTTCTGAGAACCCAGTTGATCCAGTATGGCTTTGATTAGCCgaaaaagtttccagttttaTTCATCGAGCGTGCCAGCAAGCAGGTCCATTTTGATGACCCTAAGCAAAAGGTTGAGCTTTATCAGTGGGCAGCAAAAGCCCCAAAACTGTAGCTCCGTAGCCATGAGGATGCTATGTTTCAAAGATAAATCTCAGTATATGTTCTGTAGAAAAAACCACGTACAACTGCGGATACAGTCTCTTTCTGTTAATGAAACTGTGCATCTTTGTGGGGATAGTGGGAGCAGTACTAAGTCTAATAATGTGTGGATGGATGAACAGCTGTTTTTCAAGAAGTTGAACAGCCTTTATACATCAAAAGAGATTTTTGACTTTCTTAGCTCACTGGAAGTCATGTCTGATACTATGGCCTCACAAGCCCTGCAGAGGATTTCTGAAGTTGAGGTGGATGACAATGGTCTGAAAAACCCTGAAGGAGTGTTAGAGAATGAAGTTTTCAGGGCATTATGTTTCCAGTTTGAATTTGAATCCTCAAAACTGTCAAACACTGGGCTGCTGAATGCATTGCAAGCTTTGATAAAACTGCGTATAGATCCCCAGAGTACGCTGATGGCAAGCTTGCTTTCAGAGGGCAAGGAACGGCTTGGTAAAGGACAGCTGACTGTTAAAAACCTGTGTGCTCTTGGAGAGAGTTTGCTTGAGCTGGAAGGCCCAAGCTGCGCGACACTGGAACAAATTGTGAACCACGTGCAAGCAAAAGACGTTGAGAAATGGAGTCCCAGGGAAATGGTGACGGTTTATAAGATGCTGCAGGTGACTGCCAGGGAAGGGGAACGATCCCAAGACTTGCTAAACAGAATGAACAGTGCCACTTTAACCATAGTTTCCCAGCTAAGCCCAAAGTTCACAAGCATAATACTGAACTCACTGGTTGTTCTTCATCAGACTCAGGATGTTGCCTTAGTCACAGCACTGTGTAGACATTCTGTGAAGCATATTCCATATTTCACAGGTGATGAACTGGTAGATGTACTGGAAGCCTTCCTATGCTTTGGACATCGTGACCAGATTTTTACAGAGGCACTGGAAATGCATGTTCCCAAGTCCATCTTTACCATGCATCCTCAAACAGTCAGCAAAATCATGCAGTACTGCTGCCAAAAGATGATCCTTTCTAAACCCATCTTTGATGCAGCAGCAGAAGGTTTCATTTCCGATGCTGACAGATTTACCACCGACCAGATTGCTGGGTATATTATACCATTTGGGACTCTTAACTATCTGCCTCCAAGTGCTTCTGCCTTGTTTCGGAAGCTTGAAACAGTACTGCATGCTCGCCTTAGTCACTTTCAGCCTCACACCTTACTGAACCTGCTGCACTCCTGTGTCCTTATTCAACGTTATCCGGTAaattttctgccaaaaatatTTAGTCCCTATTTTCTGCAACAGCTTCAAGGTAAGGAGCAGTGTTCTTCTTGTGATGTTCCACATTTCTTTCTATTGCATGGTGTGTCTTTTGTCAAGCACCCCTTTCTTATCTTTCATCTGCCAGATCAACAATGACCTGATGAAGGTGACTGGAGAATGATGATCAGGAGGGCAAAGACTGCTGCTTCCTTGTCACAGTTGCAGTGGTCTTTCAGTTTATATCATTTAGAGGAGTTTGAAATTTGCACTGTACAATCTTAGACAGAGACTTgaattcccttaaaaaaaaattatttcagttaatccttctgcttttctaaaaaaacTGATCTTCTGGTTTTCCCCATGTTGGTCCTTGGTCTCCCATAGGTTTTAGACACCAAGTTTCTCTGTGCAGGAAATGTGTTACTTTTAACTCTGGCTGTTTAAACTTCTGTGCCTATGCAGTGACAGATGTGAATACTCACAGTGAAGTGATACTATGTTACTATGAGACTGGTAATGCCAGGAAGGCTAGTGAGACCAGTTATTATGGAACTAACAAGACTGAGACCAAAAGTGGTAGAATTTTTAATGGCTATGATACTTGGAATGATGCATGAGTGATGTAAAATATAGTGTAGTGATTCAGGGTTCATTTTTCTCTAAATTGTTGCATTGTAATGACTGCCACACGAGGGATGTGGCATAAAGGTGGAACACTGGATAGTGAGTCCTGAGACTTGACTTTTATTGTGGGTGTAGCCCCCCATTTGCTTTGcagccttgggcaagtcacttcacTTTTCTGTATCTATTTCTTCGCCCACAATTGTTTGCTTTGCCCACTTTGATCTCATACTCCGTAGGTCGGGACTGGCTCTTAGGCGTTTTACTCAGGGACTAGCCCAAGGGAGGAAGTATTTCAAAAAACAATAGAAATACTAGTAGTACTTATTGCAAAGCTAAAATAATTACCTTCTGCTTGTGCACTGCTGGTTAGATTAAGATTTCGCTGCCTGTCTTTTTAAGATTAGGTCCTCTGTGACTTTGCATAATCCTTATTTCTGGATATTTTCCTAAGCATTGAAACCACTCTCTTCTTGAGGCTCTCAGGGCAAAGTACATGATTGTAGTTGTCAGAAAACGTGTTCATAGCCTTTAAAATTGGGACCAAATTATAATATGCAAGAAAAGTTACAGTAACTGTTCCACAGCTTACTTATTATTGTGTTACTAGCAAGCTCACCTATTACTATGGAAATAATTCattgttgtattttaaaaaatagtccaAAAATCCTTATAAACTTTAGTCAAGACTAGTACAAATTCTAGAGAGAAGTGAGGTGAAGTGTAGCATCGGggcaaaaagaatttaaattactGTTATTGATAAGAACGTGTTACAATTATatacacagaatttttaaatctcaggcagtacaaaatgtgtttttcaaatactgttttgCCTTATGATTCAAACAAGGTGCATTGCATGTAGGTGATTCTAGCGCTTTAGTCCTTACCTTCCACCACCTGCATCGTGTACAGCTTTTCAGGTGGGGGTAAGGTCAAATCGGGTATGGACTTCTGCTGTCATCTCTACTCTTCTGTTCTTTCAGGATAAGGATTATTGTGTTATATTCTTGCTTCCAACTTGgttgtatttctctttcatattGTGAAAGCTGAAAAGGGTAGATGgataaagctgaaaaaattaatttgcagtGCATAATTGTTGGCTTAATTAAACCAGAAGTGAGATCTGAACCAGTAAAATGTAACAGTGTCATAATATGAGCtggtatttttttgttaattatctAGGTAAAAATGTAAATTGAATCCTAAGGCTCACATATGTTTTAACAAGGCATAAAGATTGGTGCTTTGTCctggtttttaaattacttttaatccAGAATCTGATACGCTTACGTGATATTTCTTCCCACTGGCATCCTGTCTGCCGACTACGCTCCGCTGGTGGAGGCTTCCTGTGCCCATCTTTGTTCAGTGCCCTGAgctcctttcctctctgcctcTGCGCAAGCACTACAGTCCCATCCTTGGCCCTATGTCCCACCATACCGAGGAAGACATTACGAAATTTAAAAATCTACCCCATGATTTATCCCATCTTGCTTAGGCGATCCCAGAGTCTGCTCACCCGCTGCTTCTAAGACTGTCTTTGTCTGCAAGGGCTGCCTTCAcctaattgtttttttttccccagtctagTAAGCTTCTAGAACACCCCCCATGTGATAGCCTGTCCTCAGCTCTAACTATTGCATGATCCAATGATTTTGGATGCAAACCTGTTACAAACAACACAGTTGTAAGCTATAGATTTTAAGTAATTCTGCGTTAGATAGTAAAGCATGTTTAGCGGCATTATAGGGATGTGTAAGCTATGCCAGAAAGATGAGTGACTTCTCAAGATCTCGGCTAAGGTTTCTCTGTTAATAAAACTCTATATAAGGTCAGGTTTTCAAAGCGATTAGAAACTTTGGTCACTCAGTTTTCAGCTGTTCAACATGAAATACCTTAAGGCGTTGATTTTTAGGAAGCAGACATTCCTCATGTCCTAAAAAACCAGAATGTCTTTTAAAGTTCTCAAGCTTGATACTTACCAAATGAGAAACATCATAGTACCAGTTACTTCAAATATGTTCTTTTAAATCAATAAAGGTATTCCACTAGAGTGGTCTAAGTTCTGAACAGGAACTTGAGAAGATGACCTGCATGATTAGCATCTTACACTACATCAGGTTTTTACCATTCTGTAATAATACTTTGCACATAACATGAAAGATGCTTCAAGTATACACACTTGTAGACAAACCTCTGTAAATTATTCAGTATTATCCACTactttcagataaaaaaaaaaacccaaacctgagtGAAACAATGAGATCCTGGGATTATAACTTGCGTAGAAGGGGTTGTaggaagaaggaaatggggaaTTTCTCCAAGACCTCAACTCAAACGTATTTCTCCCTGTAGAATGTCCTGCATCTCttggaacctttttttttttttttttcttcccctgagaGAATACGACAATCTTAACTGAGATCTTGCTAgttgtatatttttttctatgttgATATTTCTGTAAATCATGTCCTGATTTTTCTAACTATGTCATTTTACAACTGGTCTTTCTGTTCATTCAAACAGTGATCAGGAATGATAATGATCGAGTAGCTTCTCTGCGTGTTAAACTGAATAGCTTTTCCTAACTTCTGCATGATGGTTTGTGTAAAGATGCGTTGTTAAAGGTACACCTGAAAGCCTGAGTATTGTTGTTTCAGCCCAGCCACCTGGTTTGGACAGAACTGTTACCTCCCAGCTAACCCAGCTTTTCCTGACTGTAACCCTGGA
This region of Harpia harpyja isolate bHarHar1 chromosome 1, bHarHar1 primary haplotype, whole genome shotgun sequence genomic DNA includes:
- the FASTKD3 gene encoding FAST kinase domain-containing protein 3, mitochondrial codes for the protein MALISRKSFQFYSSSVPASRSILMTLSKRLSFISGQQKPQNCSSVAMRMLCFKDKSQYMFCRKNHVQLRIQSLSVNETVHLCGDSGSSTKSNNVWMDEQLFFKKLNSLYTSKEIFDFLSSLEVMSDTMASQALQRISEVEVDDNGLKNPEGVLENEVFRALCFQFEFESSKLSNTGLLNALQALIKLRIDPQSTLMASLLSEGKERLGKGQLTVKNLCALGESLLELEGPSCATLEQIVNHVQAKDVEKWSPREMVTVYKMLQVTAREGERSQDLLNRMNSATLTIVSQLSPKFTSIILNSLVVLHQTQDVALVTALCRHSVKHIPYFTGDELVDVLEAFLCFGHRDQIFTEALEMHVPKSIFTMHPQTVSKIMQYCCQKMILSKPIFDAAAEGFISDADRFTTDQIAGYIIPFGTLNYLPPSASALFRKLETVLHARLSHFQPHTLLNLLHSCVLIQRYPVNFLPKIFSPYFLQQLQAQPPGLDRTVTSQLTQLFLTVTLECPFYEGPKLLPKYQVKAFLRPHSSLDVHLLKRVKTGLLCLLKKRIYFASEVSTPYFYTVDIEIKLDEEGFVLPAAQCEEVHRRIALCVDGQSRFCINSHNLLGEAAIKQRHLRLLGYEVVQIPFFEIESLQNCRKMADYLHKKIFPHTYGLSC